The Thermoanaerobaculia bacterium region GATTCGGCCCACGGGCGGGCGGAACCCTGATGCACGACCGGTTTCTCCTGCGGGACGCCATGGACGCGGTCCTCGCGCCGGGGCGGGCGGCGACGGCCGGGCGCGAGCAGCGGCTGGCCGAGATGCAACCGGAAAGGAGCGCGGCGGAGATCCGGGAGGCATTTGTCTATTGCGGCCGGGCGGAAGCAGAGGCCGCCGTCTGCGCCGACCAGGTTCGCCAGGCCCGGCTGACCTTCGATTCGGCGCTGGCGTGTCTCGCCGAGCAGTTCCCCGAGCTGGACGTGGATCAGCTCCGCCGCGCTTTCGATCTCGCGATCGGACGCTCGCGCGGCTGACGGCCGGAGCGGCCGGGGGAAATCGCGCTCGCCGGGTGCGGGAGTGATTCCGTTGAATCTGGCGGAAGAAGACGCGGCCGCGGAGAATCGTCGCCGCGTGGGAGTGGTCGTCGACCGTCCGGATCTGCGGGGAAGAGTCGCGGTCTTCGAGGACCGGGAAGACGCCGGCCGAGCGCTCGCGTCGCTCCTCGGCCGCTATCGCGGGAGCGGAGCGGTGCTCGTCGCGATTCCGGCCGGTGGTGTCCCGGTCGCGGCCGCCGCCGCGGCCGAGCTGGGTCTCCCGCTCGACGTCGCGGTCGTCTCGAAGATCACGCCTCCGCAGAGCACCGAGATCGGTTACGGCGCCGTCGCGTTCGACGGCACGTCCCGCATCGACTCCGAGCCGGCCGACGACCTGGGCCTCTCCGGCGACGTTCGCCGCCGCGGAATCGAACGGACGGCGGAGAAGGTCCGCCGCCGCGTCGGGCGGCTGCGGGGGGGCGTCCCCGCCCCCGACGTCGCCGGAAAGACGGCGATCCTGGTCGACGACGGAATCGCGAGCGGCATGACGCTTCTCGTCGCCGCCGAGGCGGTGAAGAAGCTCGGCCCCGCGGAGATCGTGATCGCCGCGCCCACCGGCCACGCACGGAGCGTCGAGCGGCTCGCGCGTTTCGTGGAAGCCGTCTGTTG contains the following coding sequences:
- a CDS encoding phosphoribosyltransferase family protein; translated protein: MGVVVDRPDLRGRVAVFEDREDAGRALASLLGRYRGSGAVLVAIPAGGVPVAAAAAAELGLPLDVAVVSKITPPQSTEIGYGAVAFDGTSRIDSEPADDLGLSGDVRRRGIERTAEKVRRRVGRLRGGVPAPDVAGKTAILVDDGIASGMTLLVAAEAVKKLGPAEIVIAAPTGHARSVERLARFVEAVCCANIRGGLGFAVADAYRRWTDVADDEVERILARSRVGVPAARPD